In one window of Mucilaginibacter auburnensis DNA:
- a CDS encoding c-type cytochrome, whose product MTLQQPQRPADPPVTNLKVLPKKLTFRQVDHIMDDWSASLGVRCNFCHVRDNAANKWDYASDAKPEKEMARHMYKMMVSINKKYFKAGDKDSLGMVKLTSVNCNTCHNGKAKLELTIPKRQGFGPPPGGAPGARPQGAPPAGGAPAGAPPAGAPRQG is encoded by the coding sequence ATGACTCTTCAACAACCTCAGCGTCCAGCTGATCCCCCGGTAACTAACTTGAAGGTGTTGCCAAAAAAACTAACATTCCGCCAGGTTGATCACATCATGGATGATTGGTCTGCATCCTTAGGCGTACGTTGTAACTTTTGCCACGTGCGCGACAATGCTGCGAATAAGTGGGATTACGCCAGCGATGCAAAACCTGAAAAAGAAATGGCCCGCCATATGTACAAAATGATGGTGAGCATCAACAAAAAATATTTTAAAGCCGGCGACAAAGATTCGTTGGGTATGGTTAAGTTAACCAGCGTTAATTGTAACACGTGCCATAATGGTAAAGCAAAACTGGAGTTAACAATACCAAAACGCCAGGGCTTTGGTCCGCCGCCGGGAGGCGCTCCTGGCGCACGTCCACAAGGTGCTCCCCCTGCAGGTGGCGCTCCGGCAGGCGCTCCGCCAGCTGGTGCTCCAAGACAAGGATAA
- a CDS encoding BlaI/MecI/CopY family transcriptional regulator: MEKLTQQEEEAMQAIWQCESGFIKDFLDKIAEPKPPYTTLASTVKNLERKGFVAAEKLGNSYCYKAAIKEEEYKKRFMNGFVSNYFENSYKDLVTFFAKEKKISANELKEIINLIEKS; the protein is encoded by the coding sequence ATGGAGAAGTTAACACAACAGGAAGAGGAAGCAATGCAGGCCATATGGCAATGTGAAAGCGGATTTATAAAAGATTTTTTAGACAAAATTGCCGAACCCAAACCACCTTATACCACCCTTGCTTCCACAGTAAAAAACCTGGAACGTAAAGGTTTTGTAGCTGCCGAAAAATTGGGTAATTCATACTGCTACAAAGCCGCAATAAAAGAGGAAGAATACAAAAAGCGTTTTATGAATGGTTTTGTAAGCAACTATTTTGAAAACTCCTATAAAGACCTTGTTACGTTTTTTGCCAAAGAGAAGAAGATAAGCGCGAATGAACTAAAGGAAATAATCAACCTGATTGAAAAATCATAA